A part of Candidatus Deferrimicrobium borealis genomic DNA contains:
- a CDS encoding YraN family protein → MTHPPEARRAQGDAAEERACRHLDRSGFTIVERKYRTKGGEIDIVARKGDVLVFVEVRSLEVPGFGTPEESVTPAKRRRIVGAARQYLSNVPPSSWREARFDVIAIEGSGDAAALRHYQAAFDAKGKIL, encoded by the coding sequence TTGACCCACCCTCCGGAAGCGCGCCGGGCGCAGGGGGACGCGGCGGAGGAGCGGGCGTGCCGCCACCTCGATCGGTCGGGGTTCACGATCGTGGAGAGGAAGTACCGGACGAAGGGCGGAGAGATCGACATCGTCGCGCGGAAGGGGGACGTGCTCGTCTTCGTCGAGGTCCGCTCGCTCGAGGTCCCCGGCTTCGGGACGCCCGAGGAGTCGGTCACCCCCGCCAAGCGGCGCCGGATCGTCGGCGCCGCGCGGCAGTACCTGTCGAACGTGCCGCCCTCCTCCTGGCGCGAGGCCCGGTTCGACGTGATCGCGATCGAAGGGAGCGGCGACGCCGCGGCCCTCCGGCACTACCAGGCGGCGTTCGACGCGAAGGGGAAGATTCTCTGA
- a CDS encoding 6-phosphofructokinase → MKIGVLTGGGDCPGLNAVIRAVVRKSDTLSSRVVGLRNGWKGLLDPSPMDLDGKMVSGILHVGGTIIGTSRTNPFKDPGGPEKALKNLRILGLDALIAVGGEDTLGAAAKLYEMGLPVVGVPKTIDNDLSGTDFTFGFDTAVSTATDAIDRIHTTAESHNRVMVIEVMGRHAGWIATYSGIAGGADVILVPEIPIDLDEVCDLILRRHSRGKSFSIVVVAEGAHFVEKPGADRELVLQEAQKDEFGHVRLGGISQVLAKAIEKRTKFETRYVVLGHIQRGGSPTAHDRVLATRFGVFATEMVHRGEFGKMAALQGSRIVAVPLAEATATLKTVDMGIYGIAKEFFG, encoded by the coding sequence ATGAAGATCGGGGTCTTGACCGGCGGGGGAGATTGTCCGGGCCTGAACGCGGTGATCCGGGCGGTGGTCCGGAAATCCGACACGCTCAGCTCCCGGGTGGTCGGGCTGCGCAACGGGTGGAAGGGGCTGCTCGACCCCTCGCCGATGGACCTGGACGGCAAGATGGTCTCCGGGATCCTCCACGTCGGCGGGACGATCATCGGAACCTCCCGCACCAACCCGTTCAAGGACCCCGGGGGGCCGGAGAAGGCGCTGAAGAATCTCCGGATCCTCGGGCTGGACGCCCTGATCGCCGTCGGCGGCGAGGACACCCTCGGGGCGGCGGCGAAACTGTACGAAATGGGGCTTCCCGTGGTCGGCGTCCCCAAGACGATCGACAACGACCTGTCCGGGACCGATTTCACCTTCGGGTTCGACACGGCGGTCTCCACGGCCACCGACGCCATCGACCGGATCCACACGACGGCGGAGTCGCACAACCGCGTCATGGTGATCGAGGTGATGGGACGGCACGCCGGGTGGATCGCGACGTACTCGGGGATCGCCGGCGGCGCCGACGTGATCCTCGTCCCCGAGATCCCGATCGACCTCGACGAGGTGTGCGACCTGATCCTGCGGCGGCACAGCCGCGGGAAGTCGTTCTCCATCGTCGTGGTCGCGGAAGGGGCGCATTTCGTGGAGAAGCCGGGCGCCGACCGGGAGCTCGTCCTCCAGGAGGCGCAGAAGGACGAGTTCGGCCACGTGCGGCTCGGCGGGATCTCCCAGGTCCTCGCGAAGGCGATCGAGAAGCGGACGAAGTTCGAGACGCGCTACGTCGTGCTCGGCCACATCCAGCGGGGCGGTTCTCCGACCGCGCACGATCGCGTCCTCGCCACCCGCTTCGGCGTCTTCGCCACCGAGATGGTCCACCGCGGCGAGTTCGGGAAGATGGCCGCGCTGCAGGGGAGCCGGATCGTCGCCGTCCCCCTGGCCGAGGCCACCGCGACGCTCAAGACCGTCGACATGGGCATCTACGGAATCGCGAAGGAATTTTTCGGTTAG
- the iorA gene encoding indolepyruvate ferredoxin oxidoreductase subunit alpha, giving the protein MSIPAPKESIRLLSGNEAIARGAFEAGVRVASAYPGTPSTEILENFARYDGVYAEWAPNEKVAVEVAIGASMAGVRAMAAMKHVGVNVAADPIFTVSYTGVRGGLVIVTADDPELHSSQNEQDNRHYAVAAKIPMLEPSDSSEAKEFTRLAFELSEKFDTPVFLRTTTRISHAKGTVRLEEPVAPAFLPGFIPDAAKWVMLPVNGKRRHAVVEERMNALREFAETFYENRTEWGDRSLGIVTSGVSYQYVKEAFPDASVLKIGLAYPLPERLFREFAAGVSRLVVVEELDPHLETHVKSLGIRAQGKERIPIVGELDPRIVRQAITGEAIPVRAPEPVPSRPPNLCPGCPHRGLFFALKKLKVTVTGDIGCYTLAALPPLGAMDTCICMGASIGNAHGMEKALGQDGAGKVVAVIGDSTFLHSGVTGLMNVVYNRGTSTTILLDNDITAMTGAQQNPATGKTLQGEPTRRTDLPALCRALGVEHVYTVDPHDMEQTEKVLRREVARPEPSVIITKAPCALLPDHRRKKRPVYEVIADLCTGCKACSRLGCPAIEWVPFTPEEAVAAGKKATQKGMARISPLLCDGCNQCPPLCKFRAILEKKP; this is encoded by the coding sequence GTGTCCATCCCGGCACCCAAAGAAAGCATCCGGCTCCTTTCGGGAAACGAGGCGATCGCCCGGGGGGCGTTCGAGGCGGGGGTCCGCGTGGCCTCCGCGTACCCCGGCACCCCCAGCACGGAGATCCTCGAGAACTTCGCCCGGTACGACGGAGTCTATGCGGAGTGGGCCCCGAACGAGAAGGTGGCCGTCGAGGTGGCCATCGGGGCTTCCATGGCGGGGGTCCGCGCCATGGCGGCGATGAAGCACGTAGGGGTGAACGTGGCGGCCGACCCGATCTTCACCGTCTCCTACACCGGGGTGCGGGGAGGGCTGGTCATCGTCACCGCGGACGACCCGGAGCTGCACTCCTCCCAGAACGAGCAGGACAACCGCCATTACGCGGTGGCGGCGAAGATCCCCATGCTGGAGCCGTCGGACTCGTCCGAGGCGAAGGAGTTCACGCGGCTGGCGTTCGAGCTTTCGGAGAAGTTCGACACCCCCGTCTTCCTGCGCACGACCACCCGGATCTCCCACGCCAAGGGAACCGTCCGCCTCGAGGAGCCGGTCGCCCCCGCGTTCCTGCCGGGGTTCATCCCCGATGCGGCGAAGTGGGTGATGCTCCCGGTGAACGGGAAGCGCCGCCACGCCGTCGTCGAGGAGCGGATGAACGCGCTGCGGGAATTCGCCGAGACCTTCTACGAAAACCGGACCGAATGGGGCGACCGGTCGCTGGGGATCGTGACGTCCGGGGTTTCCTACCAGTATGTGAAGGAGGCGTTCCCGGACGCGTCGGTCCTGAAGATCGGGCTGGCGTACCCCCTTCCCGAACGGCTGTTCCGGGAATTCGCCGCGGGGGTGTCCCGTCTCGTGGTGGTGGAGGAGCTCGACCCGCACCTCGAGACGCACGTGAAATCCCTGGGGATCCGCGCCCAGGGGAAGGAGCGGATCCCGATCGTCGGGGAGCTCGACCCGCGGATCGTCCGGCAGGCGATCACCGGGGAGGCGATCCCCGTGCGCGCCCCCGAACCGGTTCCCTCCCGCCCCCCGAACCTTTGTCCCGGATGCCCCCACCGGGGGCTCTTCTTCGCGCTGAAAAAGCTCAAGGTGACGGTGACGGGGGACATCGGCTGCTACACGCTGGCCGCCTTGCCGCCGCTGGGGGCGATGGACACCTGCATCTGCATGGGCGCCTCCATCGGGAACGCCCACGGGATGGAGAAGGCGCTGGGGCAGGACGGCGCCGGGAAGGTCGTCGCCGTCATCGGCGACTCCACGTTCCTCCACTCCGGCGTCACCGGGCTCATGAACGTCGTCTACAACCGCGGCACCTCGACGACGATCCTGCTCGACAACGACATCACCGCGATGACGGGCGCGCAGCAGAACCCGGCCACGGGGAAGACGCTCCAGGGGGAGCCGACCCGGCGGACGGACCTTCCGGCGCTTTGCCGCGCTCTCGGCGTGGAGCACGTCTACACGGTGGACCCGCACGACATGGAGCAGACGGAGAAAGTGCTGCGGCGGGAAGTGGCGCGCCCCGAGCCGTCGGTGATCATCACCAAGGCGCCGTGCGCCCTGCTTCCGGACCATCGCCGGAAAAAACGCCCGGTGTACGAGGTGATCGCGGATCTGTGCACGGGGTGCAAGGCGTGCTCACGGCTCGGGTGCCCGGCGATCGAGTGGGTCCCCTTCACCCCCGAAGAGGCGGTCGCCGCGGGGAAGAAGGCGACGCAGAAGGGGATGGCGCGGATCAGCCCGCTGCTGTGCGACGGGTGCAACCAGTGCCCGCCGCTGTGCAAGTTCCGGGCGATCCTGGAGAAAAAACCGTGA
- a CDS encoding indolepyruvate oxidoreductase subunit beta, protein MTVAQGDVFLAGVGGQGTLLASEVLCDAFLLSGYDVKKSEIHGMAQRGGSVTTHLRFGPKVFSPLIEPGRADLLVAFEKVEALRFAHYLRPGGCMVVNAQEISPPAVATGQERYPADVPERLAAVTDRLYLVDALAAALSLREVRAVNMVMIGAASRFLPLPEEAYEKALKGSLPERIVAVNVDAFRAGRSLLSPANLRTDPHTVRGGDR, encoded by the coding sequence GTGACCGTCGCGCAGGGGGACGTTTTCCTGGCGGGCGTCGGAGGGCAGGGGACCCTGCTCGCCTCCGAGGTCTTGTGCGACGCCTTCCTCCTGTCGGGATACGACGTCAAGAAGAGCGAGATCCACGGCATGGCGCAGCGCGGGGGGTCGGTCACGACCCACCTGCGCTTCGGCCCGAAGGTGTTCTCCCCCCTGATCGAGCCCGGCCGGGCGGACCTGCTGGTCGCGTTCGAGAAGGTCGAGGCCCTTCGCTTTGCGCACTACCTGCGTCCCGGGGGATGCATGGTGGTGAACGCCCAGGAGATTTCCCCCCCGGCGGTGGCCACCGGGCAGGAAAGGTACCCCGCGGATGTTCCGGAGCGGCTTGCCGCGGTGACGGACCGGCTCTATCTGGTGGACGCCCTGGCGGCGGCGCTGTCGCTGCGCGAGGTCCGCGCGGTGAACATGGTGATGATCGGCGCGGCGTCCCGCTTTCTCCCGCTGCCGGAAGAGGCGTACGAAAAGGCCCTGAAGGGCAGCCTGCCGGAGCGGATCGTCGCGGTCAACGTCGACGCCTTCCGCGCGGGGCGGTCGCTCCTGTCTCCAGCGAACCTCCGCACCGACCCACATACGGTACGAGGGGGAGACCGATGA
- a CDS encoding phenylacetate--CoA ligase codes for MIWNEEFETLPREALDALQLKRLRGLVERVYTTVPFYRRKFEEQGYRQGDIRSLSDLSRLPFTTKTDLRDTYPFGLFAVPMERVVRIHASSGTTGKPIVVGYTKPDIDTWAELMARTLSCGGTTKGDVVQNAYGYGLFTGGLGAHYGAEKIGAAVIPVSGGNSKRQIMLMQDFGSTILLSTPSYALNLAEVMAEEGVDPASLKLTCGLFGAEPWSEAMRREIERKLQINALDIYGLTEVIGPGVASECLEEKHGLHIFEDHFLPEIIDPVTGAPLPYGETGELVFTTVTKEAFPVVRYRTRDISRLSPAPCSCGRTHVRMERISGRTDDMLIIRGVNVFPSQIESVLIAVEGVAPHYQLIVTREGTLDVLEVQVEVNEAIFSDEVKGLEGLARRVEHDIKDLLGVSCKVKLVEPKTIQRSEGKAKRVIDQRKI; via the coding sequence ATGATCTGGAACGAGGAGTTCGAAACCCTTCCGCGGGAGGCGCTCGATGCCCTCCAGCTGAAGCGGCTTCGAGGGCTGGTGGAGCGGGTCTACACGACGGTGCCGTTCTACCGGAGGAAGTTCGAGGAGCAGGGGTACCGGCAGGGGGACATCCGGTCCCTGTCGGACCTGTCCCGCCTTCCGTTCACCACGAAGACGGACCTGAGGGACACCTACCCGTTCGGGCTGTTCGCCGTCCCGATGGAGCGGGTGGTGCGGATCCACGCCTCCTCGGGAACCACCGGCAAGCCCATCGTCGTCGGATACACGAAGCCCGACATCGACACGTGGGCCGAGCTGATGGCCCGGACGCTCTCCTGCGGAGGCACCACGAAAGGGGATGTGGTCCAAAATGCCTACGGGTACGGTCTCTTCACGGGAGGCCTGGGGGCCCATTACGGCGCGGAGAAGATCGGCGCGGCGGTCATCCCCGTGTCCGGGGGGAACAGCAAGCGCCAGATCATGCTGATGCAGGACTTCGGGTCGACGATCCTGCTGTCCACGCCGTCCTATGCGCTGAACCTGGCGGAGGTGATGGCGGAGGAGGGAGTGGACCCCGCAAGCCTCAAGCTCACCTGCGGTCTCTTCGGCGCCGAGCCGTGGAGCGAGGCGATGCGCCGGGAGATCGAGAGGAAGCTGCAGATCAACGCTCTCGATATCTACGGGCTCACCGAGGTGATCGGCCCCGGCGTGGCGTCGGAGTGCCTGGAGGAGAAGCACGGCCTGCACATCTTCGAGGACCATTTCCTTCCCGAGATCATCGATCCCGTGACGGGAGCGCCGCTTCCGTACGGCGAGACCGGCGAACTCGTCTTCACCACGGTGACGAAGGAGGCGTTCCCCGTCGTCCGGTACCGGACGCGGGACATCTCCCGCCTCTCCCCGGCCCCGTGCTCCTGCGGCCGCACGCACGTCCGCATGGAGCGGATCTCCGGGCGCACGGACGACATGCTCATCATCCGGGGGGTCAACGTCTTCCCGTCCCAGATCGAGTCCGTGCTGATCGCCGTGGAGGGCGTGGCGCCGCACTACCAGTTGATCGTCACCCGCGAGGGGACGCTGGACGTCCTCGAAGTCCAGGTCGAGGTGAACGAGGCGATCTTCTCGGACGAGGTGAAGGGGCTCGAGGGGCTCGCCCGCCGGGTGGAGCACGACATCAAGGACCTGCTCGGCGTCTCCTGCAAGGTCAAGCTCGTGGAGCCCAAGACGATCCAGCGCAGCGAGGGGAAGGCCAAGCGCGTCATCGACCAGCGGAAGATCTGA
- a CDS encoding ACT domain-containing protein — MKVEQISIFLENKSGRLAEVTGVLAKAGVNIRALSLADTADFGILRLIVNDTDRAKQILKESGFTVAKTEVVALEVQDSPGGLAGILSTLDRAGINVEYMYAFVQRSGDNAIIIFRFDELDKATRILLDAGVRVLPAEEVYAL; from the coding sequence ATGAAAGTGGAGCAGATTTCGATATTCCTCGAGAACAAATCGGGGCGGCTCGCGGAGGTCACGGGAGTACTGGCGAAGGCGGGGGTCAACATCCGCGCCCTGTCGCTGGCCGACACGGCGGACTTCGGGATCCTGCGCCTCATCGTGAACGACACCGACCGGGCCAAGCAGATCCTCAAGGAGAGCGGGTTCACGGTGGCCAAGACCGAGGTGGTCGCGCTCGAGGTGCAGGACTCCCCCGGGGGGTTGGCGGGGATCCTGTCGACGCTGGACAGGGCGGGGATCAACGTGGAGTACATGTACGCCTTCGTCCAGCGGTCGGGGGACAACGCGATCATCATCTTCCGGTTCGACGAGCTGGACAAGGCGACCCGGATTCTCCTGGATGCGGGGGTTCGGGTGCTTCCGGCCGAGGAAGTCTACGCCCTCTGA
- a CDS encoding MFS transporter: MIVFAGMLCILACLGFGRFALGMLLPSMAATLHLSYSQMGFISTANFLGYLASVLVSAHLAGRIGARRLIFLALLTVALSMFLVSRATGFLPVLFLYMITGVGSGATNVPVMGLVAAWFSNRTRGRAAGFIVIGSGFAIMISGRLIPFLNRSIGPEGWRTGWRILAGLVLLVAFVAFGLLRDGPEDKGLSPVGADEAAPPADPGPEMAEGNIYRKGIIYYLGAIYFLFGYTYVIYATFIVTTLVKERGFPERVAGNFWMWVGFLSLFSGPVFGTLSDRLSRKAGLIIVFALQAVSYLLIATRLPGIFLYLSIGFYGLVAWSIPSIMAAAIGDYVGARKAAAAFGLVTFIFGLGQITGPAVAGVLAETTGSFTSSYYMAAAFAAAAILLAVFLRKPETDPAVVQRA; the protein is encoded by the coding sequence GTGATCGTCTTCGCAGGGATGCTCTGCATCCTCGCATGCCTCGGCTTCGGCCGCTTCGCCCTCGGGATGCTCCTCCCCTCGATGGCCGCGACGCTGCACCTGTCGTACTCCCAGATGGGGTTCATCAGCACGGCCAATTTCCTCGGGTACCTCGCCTCGGTCCTCGTGAGCGCCCACTTGGCCGGCCGGATCGGCGCGCGCAGGCTCATCTTCCTCGCGCTGCTGACGGTCGCCCTCTCCATGTTCCTGGTGAGCAGGGCGACCGGCTTCCTGCCGGTCCTCTTCCTCTACATGATCACCGGCGTCGGGAGCGGCGCCACCAACGTCCCGGTGATGGGCCTGGTCGCCGCCTGGTTTTCGAACCGCACGCGGGGGCGCGCCGCCGGCTTCATCGTGATCGGAAGCGGGTTCGCCATCATGATCTCCGGTCGCCTGATCCCGTTCCTCAACCGCTCCATCGGCCCCGAGGGGTGGCGGACCGGCTGGCGCATCCTCGCCGGCCTCGTGTTGCTGGTCGCCTTCGTCGCCTTCGGCCTGCTTCGGGACGGGCCCGAGGACAAGGGCCTTTCCCCCGTCGGCGCCGACGAGGCCGCGCCCCCCGCCGACCCCGGCCCGGAGATGGCCGAGGGGAACATCTACCGGAAGGGGATCATCTACTACCTCGGGGCGATCTACTTCCTGTTCGGGTACACCTACGTGATCTACGCCACGTTCATCGTCACCACCCTGGTCAAGGAGAGAGGTTTCCCGGAACGCGTTGCGGGGAACTTCTGGATGTGGGTCGGTTTTTTAAGCCTGTTTTCGGGTCCCGTCTTCGGGACCTTGTCCGACCGGCTCAGCCGGAAGGCGGGGCTGATCATCGTGTTCGCCCTTCAGGCCGTTTCCTATCTCCTCATCGCCACCCGGCTGCCCGGCATCTTCCTGTACCTCTCCATCGGGTTCTACGGCCTGGTCGCGTGGAGCATCCCGTCGATCATGGCCGCAGCGATTGGCGATTATGTCGGGGCGCGCAAGGCCGCGGCCGCCTTCGGCCTGGTGACGTTCATCTTCGGGCTGGGCCAGATCACGGGACCCGCGGTCGCCGGCGTCCTGGCGGAAACGACCGGCAGCTTCACGAGCAGCTACTACATGGCGGCGGCCTTCGCCGCCGCGGCGATCCTGCTGGCCGTTTTCCTCCGGAAGCCGGAAACGGACCCGGCCGTCGTTCAGAGGGCGTAG
- a CDS encoding ABC transporter substrate-binding protein has product MKGRKWVVLAVLLAVFLSGAFAQAAEPIKIGAILAITGGASNLGAPEARTLEMLVAETNAKGGVMGRPIQLIVKDSATDAGKAFSFAKQLIDEEKVFAIIGPSTSGETMKIKSVAEEGKTILLSCAAAEVIVNPVAKYVFKTPQKDSDAILKIFQQMKKMKISRIGVLSSNSGFGGAGKGQIEKLAPENGITIVANEVYDAKASDLTAEVTKLKAANVQALVNWSIEPAQSIVIKNARQIGLTVPIFQSHGFGNIKYVDAAGEAAEGVMFPAGRLLVADVLPKNHPQKELLLQYKKDYMSFCSGEECSTFGGHAYDAFIILMKGIEKAKSTDKEAVRTAIENLKGVVGTGGIFNFSPTDHNGLGIDAFEMLVVKKGKFAIL; this is encoded by the coding sequence ATGAAGGGAAGGAAATGGGTGGTATTGGCGGTTCTGCTGGCGGTCTTTCTGTCGGGGGCGTTCGCCCAGGCGGCGGAACCGATCAAGATCGGCGCGATCTTGGCGATCACCGGCGGGGCGTCGAACCTCGGGGCGCCCGAGGCGAGGACCCTCGAGATGCTCGTCGCGGAGACGAACGCGAAGGGGGGCGTGATGGGGAGGCCTATCCAGCTGATCGTCAAGGATTCCGCCACCGACGCAGGCAAGGCCTTCTCGTTCGCCAAGCAGCTGATCGACGAGGAGAAGGTGTTCGCCATCATCGGTCCCTCGACGAGCGGCGAGACGATGAAGATCAAGAGCGTCGCGGAGGAGGGGAAGACGATCCTCCTGTCGTGCGCCGCGGCCGAGGTGATCGTCAATCCCGTGGCCAAGTATGTGTTCAAGACCCCCCAGAAGGACAGCGACGCGATTCTCAAGATCTTCCAGCAGATGAAGAAGATGAAGATCTCCAGGATCGGCGTTCTCTCCAGCAACTCCGGCTTCGGAGGCGCGGGGAAGGGGCAGATCGAGAAGCTCGCGCCGGAGAACGGCATCACGATCGTCGCCAACGAGGTATACGATGCAAAAGCGAGCGATCTGACGGCCGAGGTGACCAAACTCAAGGCGGCGAACGTCCAGGCGCTCGTGAACTGGTCCATCGAGCCGGCGCAGTCGATCGTGATCAAGAACGCGCGGCAGATCGGCCTCACGGTCCCCATCTTCCAGAGCCACGGTTTTGGAAACATCAAGTACGTCGATGCCGCCGGAGAGGCGGCCGAAGGGGTGATGTTCCCCGCCGGCCGGCTTCTCGTCGCCGACGTGCTCCCGAAGAATCACCCCCAGAAGGAGCTGCTCCTTCAGTACAAGAAGGATTACATGTCGTTCTGCTCGGGGGAGGAGTGCAGCACCTTCGGCGGACACGCCTACGACGCCTTCATCATCCTGATGAAGGGGATCGAGAAGGCGAAGTCCACGGACAAGGAGGCGGTCCGGACCGCCATCGAGAACCTCAAGGGCGTCGTCGGCACCGGCGGCATCTTCAACTTCTCCCCGACGGACCACAACGGCCTCGGCATCGACGCCTTCGAGATGCTGGTCGTGAAGAAGGGGAAGTTCGCCATCCTGTAG
- a CDS encoding branched-chain amino acid ABC transporter permease — translation MYAIVAIGFNIIYNATGIINFAQGEFVMLGGMTAVTLNRFMPLPLAIPAAVAITTIVGAIIEIVFIRWLHKPSVLRMVIITIGVSILIRETALHIWGESVKALPYFTGSSVSSINLGGVYISSQILWVVGIGALVVAALGAFFNLTMLGRQMRACSANRDAARLCGIDAGNMVTLSFMVSAAIGALGGCIICPITYVQYDSGTPLAIKGFTVAILGGLGNSTAAVGAGMILGILESFSIWVLPTAYKEAISIAILLAILFVKPSGIFGSAEAARLKEF, via the coding sequence ATCTACGCGATCGTCGCCATCGGGTTCAACATCATCTACAACGCGACCGGGATCATCAACTTCGCGCAGGGCGAATTCGTCATGCTCGGCGGCATGACCGCCGTCACGCTGAACCGGTTCATGCCCCTGCCGCTGGCCATTCCGGCCGCGGTCGCCATCACGACGATCGTCGGAGCGATCATCGAGATCGTCTTCATCCGCTGGCTCCACAAACCGTCGGTGCTGCGGATGGTGATCATCACCATCGGCGTATCGATCCTGATCCGGGAGACCGCGTTGCACATCTGGGGGGAAAGCGTCAAGGCGCTCCCCTATTTCACCGGTTCGTCGGTATCCTCCATCAACCTGGGCGGGGTATATATTTCGTCCCAGATCCTCTGGGTCGTCGGCATCGGGGCCCTCGTGGTCGCGGCCCTGGGCGCCTTCTTCAACCTGACGATGCTGGGCAGGCAGATGCGCGCCTGCTCGGCCAACCGCGACGCCGCCCGCCTCTGCGGCATCGACGCGGGAAACATGGTCACCCTCTCGTTCATGGTCAGCGCCGCGATCGGCGCCCTGGGCGGCTGCATCATCTGCCCGATCACCTACGTCCAGTACGACAGCGGGACGCCGCTGGCCATCAAGGGCTTCACCGTCGCCATCCTCGGCGGGCTCGGAAACAGCACCGCCGCCGTCGGCGCCGGCATGATCCTCGGGATCCTCGAGTCCTTCAGCATCTGGGTCCTCCCCACCGCGTACAAGGAGGCGATCTCGATCGCCATCCTGCTCGCGATCCTGTTCGTGAAGCCGAGCGGCATCTTCGGCAGCGCCGAGGCCGCCCGGCTCAAGGAGTTCTGA
- a CDS encoding branched-chain amino acid ABC transporter permease, whose product MARRYLPVVAFTVLLVAIQLATRFTATPYHLTQLTMTAYYSLIIVGLCMLIGYAGQISLGHAGFFAIGGYVTAFLTTFNLKPHPGVIVSLLSKSGVLVARPDAYGGDLLTVHPWLACGIAILLAVVIAYLVGGPVLKLKGHYLAMATLGFGIIVYRMVLGTEFLGAADGISDVPGFPLLSGVVITGNSSARVSNYYVAWGLVILGVVLLLNLIHSRVGRALAAVHGAEDAAGAMGIPTARYKLNTFVLSAVFASLAGVLLTHYNGGIGPSEAGVMKSVRYVAIVAIGGMANLWGALSMSLVLNYLSLRGYFGTYDDAVFGVILILIMLFAPDGLLRRHLLSDLKRMVSRNPAGKEAS is encoded by the coding sequence ATGGCGCGGAGATATCTACCGGTCGTCGCCTTCACCGTCCTCCTCGTAGCGATCCAGCTGGCGACCCGGTTTACCGCCACCCCCTATCACCTCACCCAGTTGACCATGACCGCGTACTATTCGCTGATCATCGTCGGCCTCTGCATGCTCATCGGATACGCCGGGCAGATCTCGCTCGGCCACGCCGGGTTCTTCGCCATCGGCGGATACGTGACCGCGTTCCTGACGACCTTCAACCTGAAACCGCACCCGGGGGTCATCGTCTCCCTCCTTTCGAAATCGGGGGTGCTGGTCGCCCGCCCCGACGCGTACGGGGGCGACCTCCTCACGGTCCACCCGTGGCTGGCCTGCGGGATCGCGATCCTCCTGGCGGTCGTCATCGCATATCTCGTGGGGGGGCCGGTCCTGAAACTCAAGGGCCACTACCTGGCCATGGCGACCCTCGGGTTCGGAATCATCGTCTATCGCATGGTGCTGGGCACGGAATTTCTCGGGGCGGCGGACGGGATCTCCGATGTCCCCGGGTTCCCCCTGCTGTCGGGAGTGGTCATCACCGGGAACTCCTCCGCGCGGGTCTCCAACTATTACGTGGCGTGGGGGCTCGTGATCCTCGGGGTGGTGCTCCTGCTCAACCTGATCCATTCCCGGGTGGGAAGGGCCCTCGCGGCGGTCCACGGCGCCGAGGATGCGGCGGGCGCCATGGGAATCCCGACGGCCCGCTACAAGTTGAACACGTTCGTGTTGAGCGCGGTGTTCGCTTCCCTGGCCGGGGTCCTTCTCACCCATTACAACGGCGGCATCGGCCCGTCGGAGGCCGGGGTCATGAAGTCGGTCCGGTACGTCGCGATCGTCGCGATCGGCGGGATGGCGAACCTGTGGGGCGCCCTGTCGATGAGCCTCGTGCTGAACTACCTGTCGCTCCGCGGGTATTTCGGGACCTACGACGATGCCGTCTTCGGCGTCATCCTCATCCTGATCATGCTGTTCGCGCCCGACGGGCTGCTTCGGCGCCATCTCCTCTCCGACCTGAAACGGATGGTTTCCCGGAACCCCGCCGGGAAGGAGGCGTCATGA
- a CDS encoding ABC transporter ATP-binding protein has product MTLLSVRGIGKRFGGLQAVNDLSFDVATGSIKALIGPNGAGKTTIFNLISGFLPPDSGEIVFGGAEIQGMSSCEVATRGMVRTFQHIRLFPKMTVLENIMVGRHVHSRAGFFAGMLNLPFTWGEERRIREKSVEIMEMLGIVGHAGTEATSLAYGQQRVVEVGRALACEPKLLLLDEPAAGLNMRETNEMGRLISKIREMGVTVLLVEHDMSLVMKISDEVVVVSYGEKIAEDRPLAIQKNREVIRVYLGDDG; this is encoded by the coding sequence ATGACGCTTCTTTCGGTCCGGGGAATCGGCAAGCGGTTCGGCGGCCTCCAGGCCGTCAACGACCTCTCCTTCGATGTCGCCACGGGATCGATCAAGGCGCTGATCGGACCGAACGGCGCGGGGAAGACGACGATCTTCAACCTGATCTCCGGGTTCCTCCCTCCCGATTCCGGCGAGATCGTTTTCGGGGGGGCGGAGATCCAGGGCATGTCTTCCTGCGAGGTCGCTACCCGCGGCATGGTGCGGACATTCCAGCATATCCGCCTCTTCCCGAAGATGACGGTCCTGGAGAACATCATGGTCGGCCGCCACGTACACAGCCGGGCGGGGTTCTTTGCCGGGATGCTGAACCTGCCGTTCACGTGGGGGGAGGAGCGGCGGATCCGGGAGAAGAGCGTCGAGATCATGGAAATGCTCGGCATCGTCGGCCATGCCGGGACGGAGGCGACCAGTCTCGCCTACGGCCAGCAGCGCGTCGTCGAGGTCGGCCGGGCGCTCGCCTGCGAGCCGAAGCTCCTCCTGCTCGACGAACCCGCGGCCGGGCTGAACATGCGGGAAACGAACGAAATGGGGAGGTTGATCTCGAAGATCCGGGAGATGGGCGTCACCGTGCTGCTGGTGGAGCACGACATGTCGCTCGTCATGAAGATCTCGGACGAGGTCGTGGTGGTGAGCTACGGGGAGAAGATCGCCGAGGATCGTCCCCTCGCGATCCAGAAGAACCGGGAGGTGATCCGGGTGTATCTGGGGGACGACGGGTGA